From the genome of Neomonachus schauinslandi chromosome 5, ASM220157v2, whole genome shotgun sequence, one region includes:
- the SPSB2 gene encoding SPRY domain-containing SOCS box protein 2, whose protein sequence is MGQTALAGGSSSTPTPQTLYPDLSCPEGLEELLSAPRPDLGAQQRHGWNPKDCSENIEVKEGGLCFERRPVAQSTDGARGKKGYSRGLHAWEISWPREQRGTHAVVGVATALAPLQADHYAALLGSNSESWGWDIGRGKLYHQSKGPGAPQYPARPHGEQLEVPERLLVVLDMEEGTLGYAIGGTYLGPAFRGLKGRTLYPAVSAVWGQCQVRISYLGGRRAEPHSLLHLSRLCVRHALGDTRLGQVSALPLPPAMKRYLLYQ, encoded by the exons ATGGGCCAGACGGCCCTGGCAGGGGGCAGcagcagcacccccaccccacagacCCTGTACCCTGACCTCTCTTGTCCCGAGGGCTTGGAGGAGCTACTGTCTGCTCCCCGTCCTGATCTGGGAGCCCAACAGCGGCACGGCTGGAACCCCAAGGACTGCTCAGAGAACATCGAGGTCAAGGAAGGGGGGTTATGCTTTGAGCGGCGGCCCGTGGCCCAGAGCACTGACGGGGCCCGGGGTAAGAAAGGCTACTCGAGGGGCCTGCACGCCTGGGAGATCAGCTGGCCCCGGGAACAGAGGGGGACCCACGCTGTGGTGGGCGTGGCCACGGCCCTCGCCCCGCTGCAGGCTGACCACTATGCGGCGCTGCTGGGCAGCAACAGCGAGTCGTGGGGCTGGGACATTGGGCGGGGGAAGCTGTATCATCAGAGCAAGGGGCCCGGGGCCCCCCAGTATCCAGCCAGACCTCATGGTGAGCAGCTGGAGGTGCCGGAGAGGCTGCTGGTGGTTCTGGACATGGAGGAGGGAACTCTAGGCTACGCTATTGGGGGCACCTACCTGGGGCCAGCCTTCCGCGGACTGAAGGGCAGGACCCTGTATCCGGCAGTAAGCGCTGTCTGGGGCCAGTGCCAGGTCCGCATCAGCTACCTGGGCGGAAGGAGAG CGGAGCCACACTCCCTTCTGCACCTGAGCCGCCTGTGTGTGCGCCACGCCCTGGGGGATACCCGGCTTGGCCAGGTGTCTGCTCTCCCCTTGCCCCCCGCCATGAAGCGTTACCTGCTCTACCAGTGA
- the TPI1 gene encoding triosephosphate isomerase: protein MAEGGEEAEFCLTALYISGQWQRLRGASDLQCVGSSAMAPSRKFFVGGNWKMNGRKKNLGELITTLNAAKVPADTEVVCAPPTAYIDFARQKLDAKIAVAAQNCYKVTNGAFTGEISPGMIKDCGATWVVLGHSERRHVFGESDELIGQKVAHALAEGLGVIACIGEKLDEREAGITEKVVFEQTKVIADNVKDWSKVVLAYEPVWAIGTGKTATPQQAQEVHEKLRGWLKSNVSDAVAQSTRIIYGGSVTGATCKELASQPDVDGFLVGGASLKPEFVEIINAKQ from the exons ATGGCCGAGGGCGGGGAGGAGGCGGAGTTCTGCCTCACCGCGCTCTACATAAGCGGCCAGTGGCAGCGGCTGCGCGGTGCGTCTGACCTTCAGTGTGTCGGCTCCAGCGCCATGGCGCCCTCCAGGAAGTTCTTCGTCGGGGGAAACTGGAAGATGAACGGGCGGAAGAAGAACCTGGGGGAACTCATCACCACTCTGAACGCGGCCAAGGTGCCGGCCGACACCG AAGTGGTTTGTGCACCCCCCACCGCCTACATCGACTTTGCCCGGCAGAAGCTGGATGCCAAGATTGCTGTGGCCGCGCAGAACTGCTACAAAGTGACGAATGGGGCCTTTACTGGGGAGATCAG CCCTGGCATGATCAAAGACTGTGGAGCCACATGGGTAGTCCTGGGGCACTCAGAAAGAAGGCATGTCTTTGGAGAGTCAGATGAG CTGATTGGACAGAAAGTGGCCCATGCCCTGGCAGAGGGACTTGGAGTAATCGCCTGCATTGGGGAGAAGCTAGATGAGAGGGAAGCTGGCATCACTGAGAAGGTTGTTTTCGAGCAAACCAAGGTCATCGCAG ATAATGTGAAGGACTGGAGCAAGGTTGTCCTGGCCTATGAGCCTGTATGGGCCATTGGGACTGGCAAGACTGCAACACCCCAACAG GCCCAGGAAGTACACGAAAAGCTCCGGGGATGGCTTAAGTCCAACGTCTCTGACGCGGTGGCTCAGAGCACCCGTATCATTTATGGAG gTTCTGTGACTGGAGCAACCTGCAAGGAGCTGGCAAGCCAGCCTGATGTGGATGGCTTCCTCGTGGGTGGGGCTTCTCTCAAGCCCGAGTTTGTGGAGATCATCAATGCCAAACAATAA